The Patulibacter sp. SYSU D01012 genome window below encodes:
- the crtI gene encoding phytoene desaturase family protein — protein sequence MSRVVVVGAGVGGLACALRLARAGHDVTVLEQGDAPGGKCARVERGGFRFDAGPSLLTMPWLVRELLGERVELLRVEPITRYRFADGSSVELSADLPVAHAALEAWSPGAGDDWLRFLGVGAAMWRGSVGVLNGPPPWPPRRPEPGVPAPDPRDLLRVRPWHTLRTLARTTLRDPRLRLVAERAATYAGADPRRAPAALAVAGYVEHAFGAWHVRGGIYRIVEALTEALGEEGVTIRTGVRAEAVALAGGAALPLDGGPLRGRGRVTGVRTSAGELPADVVVHNGDASGRGERSLSGFALMLGLRDRDPDRRHHEIRFPADYDAEFDDVFVARRPVRDPTLYLASSVVTDPGEAPDGGDNLFVLANAPVHRTAGGPDWDAAAEAYEAAVLERLAIDPARIVVRARRTPADLERQTGALGGAIYGLAPHGRLGTLRRPPNAVPGVRGLWRVGGTTHPGGGLPLVLLSGRTVAAEIDRAA from the coding sequence TTGAGCCGGGTCGTCGTCGTCGGCGCGGGCGTCGGCGGCCTGGCCTGCGCGCTGCGGCTGGCCCGCGCGGGGCACGACGTCACGGTGCTCGAGCAGGGGGACGCCCCGGGCGGCAAGTGCGCGCGCGTCGAACGCGGCGGCTTCCGCTTCGACGCCGGCCCGTCGCTCCTGACGATGCCGTGGCTGGTCCGCGAGCTGCTGGGCGAGCGCGTCGAGCTGCTGCGCGTGGAGCCCATCACCCGGTACCGCTTCGCCGACGGCAGCAGCGTCGAGCTGTCCGCCGACCTGCCGGTCGCGCACGCGGCGCTCGAGGCGTGGTCGCCGGGTGCGGGCGACGACTGGCTGCGCTTCCTGGGCGTCGGCGCCGCGATGTGGCGGGGGTCGGTCGGCGTGCTGAACGGCCCGCCGCCGTGGCCGCCGCGCCGGCCCGAGCCCGGCGTCCCCGCGCCGGACCCGCGCGACCTGCTGCGCGTGCGGCCGTGGCACACGCTGCGCACCCTGGCCCGCACGACGCTCCGCGACCCGCGGCTGCGGCTGGTCGCCGAGCGGGCCGCCACCTACGCCGGCGCCGACCCGCGCCGCGCCCCGGCGGCCCTCGCGGTCGCGGGGTACGTCGAGCACGCGTTCGGCGCGTGGCACGTCCGCGGTGGGATCTACCGGATCGTCGAGGCGCTGACGGAGGCGCTGGGCGAGGAGGGCGTCACGATCCGCACCGGGGTGCGCGCCGAGGCGGTCGCGCTCGCGGGCGGCGCGGCGCTGCCCCTCGACGGCGGCCCGCTCCGCGGCCGGGGGCGCGTGACGGGCGTGCGGACCTCGGCCGGCGAGCTGCCCGCCGACGTCGTCGTCCACAACGGCGACGCGTCCGGGCGCGGCGAGCGCTCGCTGTCGGGGTTCGCCCTCATGCTCGGCCTGCGCGACCGCGATCCGGACCGCCGGCACCACGAGATCCGCTTCCCCGCCGACTACGACGCCGAGTTCGACGACGTCTTCGTCGCCCGCCGCCCGGTGCGCGACCCGACGCTGTACCTGGCGTCCTCCGTCGTCACCGACCCGGGCGAGGCGCCGGACGGCGGCGACAACCTGTTCGTGCTGGCCAACGCCCCGGTGCACCGGACGGCCGGCGGCCCGGACTGGGACGCCGCCGCGGAGGCGTACGAGGCGGCGGTCCTGGAACGCCTGGCGATCGACCCGGCGCGGATCGTCGTCCGCGCGCGCCGCACGCCCGCCGACCTGGAGCGCCAGACCGGGGCGCTCGGCGGGGCGATCTACGGCCTGGCGCCGCACGGCCGGCTCGGCACGCTGCGCCGGCCGCCGAACGCGGTGCCGGGCGTGCGCGGGCTGTGGCGCGTGGGCGGCACGACGCACCCCGGCGGCGGGCTCCCGCTCGTGCTGCTGTCGGGCCGCACCGTCGCGGCCGAGATCGACCGCGCCGCCTGA
- a CDS encoding carotenoid biosynthesis protein yields MPSFRALLGSLIGAQVAYSRLPERHLVPATRGIVGLMLAASTVEAAEARGPRRGPALVATAGAIGFAAELVGVATGKPFGHYSYSEKLGPKVRDVPVAAAAAWAMMARPSWVAAGHVAGRGGRLRRLRRVGLAAAALTAWDVFLDPRMARDGFWSWPAGGRYEGIPATNFLGWLGTSAGVFAVWSLVEGDEPPTAADDGALALYAWTWIGETFAHAAIWRRPVVALAGGAAMGAVAVPALLARRAGR; encoded by the coding sequence GTGCCGTCGTTCCGCGCCCTCCTCGGATCCCTGATCGGCGCGCAGGTCGCCTACTCGCGCCTGCCCGAGCGGCACCTCGTGCCCGCCACCCGCGGCATCGTCGGCCTGATGCTCGCCGCGTCGACCGTCGAGGCCGCCGAGGCGCGCGGTCCCCGCCGCGGCCCCGCGCTCGTCGCGACGGCGGGGGCGATCGGCTTCGCCGCCGAGCTCGTCGGGGTCGCGACCGGCAAGCCGTTCGGGCACTACTCGTACTCGGAGAAGCTGGGCCCGAAGGTGCGCGACGTGCCGGTGGCCGCGGCCGCCGCCTGGGCGATGATGGCCCGCCCGTCGTGGGTCGCCGCGGGGCACGTGGCCGGGCGCGGCGGGCGGCTGCGCCGGCTGCGGCGCGTCGGTCTGGCGGCGGCCGCCCTGACGGCGTGGGACGTCTTCCTCGACCCGCGGATGGCCCGCGACGGCTTCTGGTCGTGGCCGGCCGGCGGCCGCTACGAGGGCATCCCGGCGACGAACTTCTTGGGCTGGCTCGGCACGTCGGCCGGGGTCTTCGCGGTCTGGTCGCTCGTCGAGGGCGACGAGCCGCCGACCGCGGCGGACGACGGCGCGCTGGCGCTCTACGCGTGGACGTGGATCGGCGAGACGTTCGCGCACGCCGCGATCTGGCGCAGGCCCGTCGTCGCGCTGGCCGGCGGCGCCGCGATGGGCGCCGTCGCGGTCCCGGCGCTGCTCGCCCGGCGGGCCGGCCGTTGA
- a CDS encoding phytoene/squalene synthase family protein: MPEALLGEARDTTRRVARTFALACRLLPRELRDDVYLLYLVFRTLDDAVDEGRPDAPETVAAVEDWCAGAPARGREATILEELSARRTIPRGAMADFCAGMREDLSGRVIRTEEELDRYCYRVAGTVGVVMAHVLGTDDDARAMPAAAALGKAMQRTNILRDIDEDRAEGRVYVPVETIERYGSLEPGRREGLMRDGIARADALYAEGVAGIPHLRCGRRAIAAAAVMYQEILRQIEREGYGRRPGRAVVAPRRKVVVAARALAGPRRPGAASVRAAA, encoded by the coding sequence GTGCCTGAGGCGCTGCTCGGCGAGGCGCGGGACACCACCCGCCGGGTCGCGCGCACGTTCGCGCTCGCCTGCCGGCTGCTCCCGCGCGAGCTGCGCGACGACGTCTACCTGCTGTACCTCGTCTTCCGCACGCTCGACGACGCGGTCGACGAGGGCCGGCCCGACGCCCCCGAGACCGTCGCGGCCGTCGAGGACTGGTGCGCGGGCGCGCCGGCGCGGGGGCGCGAGGCCACGATCCTGGAGGAGCTGTCCGCGCGGCGCACGATCCCCCGCGGGGCGATGGCCGACTTCTGCGCCGGGATGCGCGAGGACCTGTCGGGCCGCGTGATCCGGACCGAGGAGGAGCTGGACCGCTACTGCTACCGCGTGGCCGGCACCGTCGGCGTCGTGATGGCGCACGTCCTGGGCACGGACGACGACGCGCGCGCGATGCCCGCCGCTGCGGCGCTGGGCAAGGCGATGCAGCGGACGAACATCCTGCGCGACATCGACGAGGACCGCGCCGAGGGCCGCGTGTACGTGCCCGTGGAGACGATCGAGCGCTACGGGTCGCTCGAGCCGGGGCGCCGCGAGGGGCTGATGCGCGACGGGATCGCCCGCGCGGACGCGCTGTACGCCGAGGGCGTCGCCGGCATCCCGCACCTGCGCTGCGGGCGCCGCGCGATCGCCGCGGCGGCGGTCATGTACCAGGAGATCCTGCGCCAGATCGAGCGCGAGGGCTACGGCCGCCGTCCCGGCCGCGCCGTGGTCGCGCCCCGCCGCAAGGTCGTCGTCGCGGCCCGCGCGCTCGCCGGGCCGCGACGGCCCGGCGCCGCGTCCGTCCGCGCCGCCGCGTGA
- the crtI gene encoding phytoene desaturase family protein: MRIVIIGAGLGGLGAALRLQGAGHDVVVVEGRDRPGGRAYQLQEDGFTWDTGPSLITMPWVLEETFAAGGLDLHAEVTMRELDPFYRIFWGQEEQHLDFVTDREAMKAEIAKFSSKDAAAFDPFMEALRPIYEEGILGAGRRPFLRFGDLARFTPKMVQLGAAMPLWRMVAKHFEHPRIREAFSFHSLFIGGDPYRVPAIYGALVYLQFLDRVWYTDGGVYALIDAMARTLDVRCGERVQAIEHRGDRVTGVRLEGGERIAADLVVSNADVLTTHELVGRKPPLRRLTPTMSCFLLYLGTDRVFDKLQHHTLLVGDGYKQFIHDVTRGGRLPSTYSTYVHAPQRTEAAMAPDGGDSIAVLLPVPNLRSGIDWEREEDRLRDALVRDMETTFGLSGLDASVRVEKRMTPVDFQNDLGAAFGNAFAIEPTLQQSAWFRQPNRDRALEGLYYVGGGTHPGAGIPGVLLGAEVTTNLIAADHPAPSGRRAAVASA; encoded by the coding sequence TTGCGGATCGTCATCATCGGCGCGGGACTCGGCGGCCTCGGAGCCGCGCTGCGCCTGCAGGGCGCCGGGCACGACGTCGTCGTCGTCGAAGGGCGCGACCGCCCCGGCGGGCGGGCCTACCAGCTGCAGGAGGACGGGTTCACCTGGGACACCGGGCCGTCGCTGATCACGATGCCGTGGGTGCTGGAGGAGACGTTCGCCGCCGGCGGGCTCGACCTGCACGCCGAGGTGACGATGCGCGAGCTCGATCCCTTCTACCGGATCTTCTGGGGGCAGGAGGAGCAGCACCTGGACTTCGTCACCGACCGCGAGGCGATGAAGGCCGAGATCGCGAAGTTCTCGAGCAAGGACGCCGCGGCCTTCGACCCGTTCATGGAGGCGCTGCGGCCGATCTACGAGGAGGGCATCCTGGGGGCGGGCCGCCGGCCGTTCCTGCGCTTCGGCGACCTGGCGCGGTTCACGCCGAAGATGGTCCAGCTCGGCGCGGCGATGCCGCTGTGGCGGATGGTCGCCAAGCACTTCGAGCACCCGCGCATCCGCGAGGCGTTCTCCTTCCACTCGCTGTTCATCGGCGGCGACCCGTACCGCGTGCCGGCGATCTACGGCGCCCTCGTCTACCTGCAGTTCCTCGATCGCGTCTGGTACACGGACGGCGGCGTCTACGCCCTGATCGACGCGATGGCGCGGACGCTGGACGTGCGCTGCGGCGAGCGGGTCCAGGCGATCGAGCACCGCGGCGACCGCGTCACCGGCGTCCGGCTGGAGGGCGGCGAGCGAATCGCGGCCGACCTGGTCGTCTCGAACGCCGACGTGCTGACGACGCACGAGCTCGTCGGCCGCAAGCCGCCGCTGCGCCGCCTGACGCCGACGATGTCGTGCTTCCTGCTGTACCTGGGCACGGACCGCGTCTTCGACAAGCTGCAGCACCACACGCTGCTCGTCGGTGACGGCTACAAGCAGTTCATCCACGACGTCACCCGCGGCGGCCGGCTGCCGAGCACGTACTCCACCTACGTGCACGCGCCGCAGCGCACCGAGGCCGCGATGGCCCCGGACGGCGGCGACTCGATCGCGGTGCTGCTGCCCGTGCCGAACCTGCGCTCGGGGATCGACTGGGAGCGCGAGGAGGACCGCCTGCGCGACGCGCTCGTCCGCGACATGGAGACGACGTTCGGCCTGAGCGGCCTGGACGCCAGCGTGCGCGTCGAGAAGCGGATGACGCCGGTCGACTTCCAGAACGACCTGGGCGCCGCGTTCGGCAACGCGTTCGCGATCGAGCCGACGCTGCAGCAGTCCGCGTGGTTCCGCCAGCCCAACCGCGACCGCGCGCTCGAGGGCCTGTACTACGTCGGCGGCGGCACGCACCCGGGCGCCGGCATCCCGGGCGTGCTGCTCGGCGCCGAGGTGACGACCAACCTGATCGCCGCCGACCACCCGGCGCCGTCGGGGCGACGTGCGGCGGTCGCCAGTGCCTGA
- a CDS encoding DUF1028 domain-containing protein has protein sequence MHPCTDTYPRTRGARRGTYSIVARDPETGAMAVGVQTHWFNVGGLVPWGEAGVGVVATQANVDVSYGPRALDLLRGGASAEDALARLTAEDAHAGVRQVAVLDARGGRAAHTGTGCMAHAGHALGDDHAAQANMMASDAVWGAMSRGFAASTATLPRRILDALDAGEAAGGDVRGRQSAALLVVPAAGERWSRIVDLRVEDHPEPLAELRRLVGLHDAYVYAGEGDRLVGEGDHAAAAAEYVRAYELAPDSLELRFWAGLALVGSGDEDRGLEHLRAVIAAHGGWAELLSRLTPGDAPAAARAREALGIADASPSAG, from the coding sequence GTGCACCCCTGCACCGACACGTATCCCCGCACTCGCGGCGCCCGCCGCGGCACCTACTCCATCGTCGCCCGCGACCCGGAGACCGGCGCGATGGCCGTCGGCGTGCAGACGCACTGGTTCAACGTCGGCGGGCTCGTGCCCTGGGGCGAGGCCGGCGTCGGCGTCGTGGCGACGCAGGCGAACGTCGACGTCTCGTACGGGCCCCGGGCGCTCGACCTGCTGCGCGGCGGCGCGTCCGCCGAGGACGCTCTGGCCCGGCTGACGGCGGAGGACGCGCACGCCGGCGTCCGCCAGGTGGCGGTGCTCGACGCCCGCGGCGGTCGGGCCGCGCACACCGGCACGGGCTGCATGGCGCACGCGGGTCACGCGCTCGGCGACGACCACGCGGCCCAGGCGAACATGATGGCGTCGGACGCCGTGTGGGGCGCGATGTCGCGGGGGTTCGCGGCGAGCACCGCCACGCTGCCGCGCCGCATCCTCGACGCCCTCGACGCCGGCGAGGCGGCCGGCGGCGACGTCCGCGGGCGACAGTCCGCGGCGCTCCTCGTCGTTCCCGCCGCCGGCGAGCGCTGGAGCCGGATCGTCGACCTGCGCGTCGAGGACCACCCCGAGCCGCTGGCCGAGCTGCGCCGCCTGGTCGGCCTGCACGACGCCTACGTCTACGCGGGCGAGGGCGACCGGCTCGTCGGCGAGGGCGACCACGCCGCCGCGGCCGCCGAGTACGTGCGCGCGTACGAGCTGGCGCCGGACAGCCTGGAGCTGCGCTTCTGGGCGGGCCTGGCGCTCGTCGGGTCGGGCGACGAGGATCGGGGCCTGGAGCACCTGCGGGCCGTGATCGCGGCGCACGGCGGCTGGGCCGAGCTGCTCTCGCGCCTGACGCCGGGCGACGCCCCCGCCGCGGCGCGGGCCCGCGAGGCGCTCGGCATCGCCGACGCCAGCCCGTCGGCGGGCTGA
- a CDS encoding PD40 domain-containing protein encodes MSASPSRLRRLGRAATLAAVGLALAAAPAAADSIAYLQDGNVWLATPDGGTRYQVTFDGGYSSVSQSDGGVLVTVRGDRIRVLERDGAVRHEYRTPHSSSMPGTTFAGPFDAAVSPSGTKIAYTWYFSQYGQDRECNPATGCQTVYGRHGTNVMSLAGDSPYDQPGYKEQTGWVAPSWIDDGQLLLSDPIQALAGDAVVLHPGDAPDIAGGVSDYYTEQGAGGMADGEMSRDKTKVAFVAGEARDRILVYRAKGGWPTRPEGCGQLSGDVGRYQSPSWSPDGRRLAFADDTGIQTIPIPDYTNDCGTPTESSRLVLPGARNPDWGPANVPGPRPGEPGPGPGPGGGGPGGRAGDHGGGGTRGRGGAGPTLRLASSKVRLRTALKSGLTVKLVGAKPGKVSLVGTIGKKRVASGRGTVATTGIATVRLRFTKAARSSLKRKTQVALRITGGGVSRTVTLKR; translated from the coding sequence ATGTCCGCATCCCCCTCCCGGCTCCGCCGCCTCGGCCGCGCGGCGACCCTCGCCGCCGTCGGCCTGGCGCTCGCCGCCGCGCCGGCCGCCGCCGACTCCATCGCCTACCTGCAGGACGGGAACGTCTGGCTGGCCACGCCCGACGGCGGCACGAGGTACCAGGTGACCTTCGACGGGGGCTACTCCTCGGTCTCGCAGTCCGACGGGGGCGTCCTCGTCACCGTCCGCGGCGACCGCATCCGCGTGCTCGAGCGCGACGGAGCGGTCCGCCACGAGTACCGCACGCCCCACTCGTCCTCGATGCCGGGCACGACGTTCGCCGGGCCGTTCGACGCCGCGGTCTCGCCGAGCGGGACCAAGATCGCCTACACCTGGTACTTCAGCCAGTACGGCCAGGACCGCGAGTGCAACCCCGCGACGGGCTGCCAGACCGTCTACGGCCGCCACGGCACGAACGTGATGTCGCTCGCCGGCGACAGCCCGTACGACCAGCCGGGCTACAAGGAGCAGACGGGCTGGGTCGCCCCGTCGTGGATCGACGACGGCCAGCTGCTGCTGTCCGACCCGATCCAGGCGCTGGCCGGCGACGCCGTGGTCCTCCACCCCGGCGACGCGCCCGACATCGCCGGCGGCGTGTCGGACTACTACACCGAGCAGGGCGCCGGCGGGATGGCCGACGGCGAGATGAGCCGCGACAAGACGAAGGTCGCCTTCGTCGCCGGCGAGGCCCGCGACCGCATCCTGGTCTACCGCGCGAAGGGCGGCTGGCCCACCCGGCCCGAGGGCTGCGGCCAGCTCTCCGGCGACGTCGGCCGGTACCAGTCCCCGAGCTGGTCGCCGGACGGCAGGCGCCTGGCGTTCGCGGACGACACGGGCATCCAGACGATCCCGATCCCCGACTACACGAACGACTGCGGCACGCCGACGGAGTCCTCGCGGCTCGTCCTGCCGGGGGCGCGGAACCCGGACTGGGGGCCCGCGAACGTGCCCGGTCCGCGTCCGGGCGAGCCGGGGCCGGGGCCGGGGCCGGGCGGCGGCGGACCGGGCGGCCGCGCGGGCGACCACGGCGGCGGCGGAACGCGCGGCCGCGGCGGGGCGGGCCCGACGCTGCGGCTCGCCTCGTCGAAGGTCCGCCTGCGCACCGCGCTGAAGTCGGGCCTGACGGTGAAGCTCGTCGGCGCGAAGCCGGGCAAGGTCTCCCTCGTCGGCACGATCGGGAAGAAGCGCGTCGCCTCGGGCCGCGGCACGGTCGCGACGACCGGCATCGCGACGGTCCGCCTGCGCTTCACGAAGGCGGCCCGGTCGTCGCTCAAGCGCAAGACGCAGGTGGCGCTGCGGATCACGGGCGGTGGCGTGTCGCGGACCGTGACGCTCAAGCGGTAG
- a CDS encoding aspartate aminotransferase family protein, whose translation MSTTPIPNHAGADALRQSAADHLWLHFTQMADFKKRDLPIIVRGEGCHLETADGKRYLDGLAGLFAVQIGYSHGEEIGEAAAAQMRELPYYTNWNYAHPRAIELAQEIASLTPDGLNRVFFTSGGAESVESAWKIARQYHAARGENRWKAIGRDIAYHGTTMGALSITGIPAIRSQFEPLVPQVAHVRNTDRYHRPEGETEEQFTAMLLDDLEHRILSEGPETVAMVIMEPVQNSGGAFTPPKGYFQGVRALCDEYGILLCADEVITGYGRLGAWFGSEKYDIKPDLMTNAKGLSSAYASIGALVISDKVAEPFLKEDAMYAHGITFGGHPVQAAIALKNLEIMKRLDIVGNVARNQDAFRDTLATLTDLPIVGDLRGTGYFYALELVKDKDTKEGFTSEEGKDLLQNFLSDHLFEAGLICRADDRGEPVIQVSPPLIADQGTFDEIVGILRPVLEEASERVAKLPRHGGHKLVAGEQSALG comes from the coding sequence ATGAGCACGACGCCGATCCCGAATCACGCGGGGGCCGACGCGCTGCGGCAGTCCGCGGCCGACCACCTGTGGCTGCACTTCACGCAGATGGCGGACTTCAAGAAGCGCGATCTGCCGATCATCGTCCGCGGCGAGGGCTGCCACCTGGAGACGGCCGACGGCAAGCGCTACCTCGACGGCCTGGCCGGCCTGTTCGCCGTCCAGATCGGCTACAGCCACGGCGAGGAGATCGGCGAGGCCGCGGCCGCGCAGATGCGCGAGCTGCCGTACTACACGAACTGGAACTACGCCCACCCCCGCGCCATCGAGCTGGCGCAGGAGATCGCGTCGCTGACGCCGGACGGCCTCAACCGCGTCTTCTTCACGTCGGGCGGCGCCGAGTCCGTCGAGTCCGCGTGGAAGATCGCGCGCCAGTACCACGCCGCCCGCGGCGAGAACCGCTGGAAGGCCATCGGCCGCGACATCGCCTACCACGGCACCACGATGGGCGCCCTGTCGATCACCGGCATCCCGGCGATCCGCAGCCAGTTCGAGCCGCTGGTCCCGCAGGTCGCGCACGTCCGCAACACGGACCGCTACCACCGCCCCGAGGGCGAGACGGAGGAGCAGTTCACCGCGATGCTGCTCGACGACCTCGAGCACCGCATCCTCTCCGAGGGCCCCGAGACGGTCGCCATGGTGATCATGGAGCCGGTCCAGAACTCCGGCGGCGCCTTCACGCCCCCGAAGGGCTACTTCCAGGGCGTCCGCGCGCTCTGCGACGAGTACGGCATCCTGCTCTGCGCCGACGAGGTCATCACCGGCTACGGCCGCCTGGGCGCCTGGTTCGGCTCGGAGAAGTACGACATCAAGCCCGACCTGATGACGAACGCGAAGGGCCTGTCCTCCGCGTACGCGTCCATCGGCGCGCTCGTGATCTCCGACAAGGTCGCCGAGCCGTTCCTGAAGGAGGACGCCATGTACGCGCACGGCATCACCTTCGGCGGCCACCCGGTGCAGGCCGCGATCGCGCTGAAGAACCTCGAGATCATGAAGCGCCTCGACATCGTCGGGAACGTCGCCCGCAACCAGGACGCGTTCCGCGACACGCTCGCCACGCTGACCGACCTGCCGATCGTCGGCGACCTGCGCGGCACGGGCTACTTCTACGCGCTCGAGCTCGTGAAGGACAAGGACACGAAGGAGGGCTTCACGTCCGAGGAGGGCAAGGACCTGCTCCAGAACTTCCTGTCCGACCACCTGTTCGAGGCCGGCCTGATCTGCCGCGCCGACGACCGCGGCGAGCCCGTCATCCAGGTCTCCCCGCCGCTCATCGCCGACCAGGGCACGTTCGACGAGATCGTCGGCATCCTGCGTCCGGTGCTCGAGGAGGCCTCCGAGCGCGTCGCGAAGCTGCCGCGCCACGGCGGCCACAAGCTCGTCGCCGGCGAGCAGAGCGCCCTCGGCTAG
- a CDS encoding FAD-dependent oxidoreductase encodes MTAVAPVSHWFAHLDPAGMPAPRPRLDGDARVDVCIVGGGYTGLWTAYELRRSHPDLDVLVVEREVCGFGASGRNGGWVQGELAGSTESWERRGGPGAAVRMHHAIRDTLGEIEDAVQREGIACDWHRGGTLTVAQTPLELGRLRAAADAARAAGTWEDGEDAFLDAAELRERVAIRGGQGAWANPHCARVQPAALARGLADAVARAGARIVEDTPVTAIEPARGTVPAKAHTPHGTVTARWVVRATEGYTAGLPGERRTVAPITSSMIVTEPLSADRWAAIGWDGAETILDGGHQYHYLQRTADGRIAIGGRGVPYGYGSDTRREGPLPASTQRTLRGSLVRLFGDDMQDVRIDGAWHGVLGVPRDWTPFVGADEETGLAFAGGYVGEGVAAANLAGRTLRDLLVGRRRSELATLPWVLPAGTTPPRWEPEPLRWTGIRSVYALLGLADEIEHRTGKPSRVAAVANRIAGR; translated from the coding sequence ATGACCGCCGTCGCCCCCGTCTCGCACTGGTTCGCCCACCTCGACCCCGCCGGGATGCCCGCGCCGCGGCCCCGCCTGGACGGCGACGCGCGCGTCGACGTCTGCATCGTCGGCGGCGGCTACACCGGCCTGTGGACCGCCTACGAGCTGCGCCGCAGCCACCCCGACCTGGACGTGCTCGTCGTCGAGCGCGAGGTCTGCGGGTTCGGCGCGTCCGGCCGCAACGGCGGCTGGGTGCAGGGCGAGCTGGCCGGATCGACCGAGAGCTGGGAGCGCCGCGGCGGCCCCGGCGCCGCCGTCCGCATGCACCACGCGATCCGCGACACGCTCGGCGAGATCGAGGACGCCGTGCAGCGCGAGGGCATCGCGTGCGACTGGCACCGCGGCGGGACGCTGACCGTGGCCCAGACGCCGCTCGAGCTGGGGCGGCTGCGCGCCGCCGCCGACGCCGCGCGGGCCGCCGGCACCTGGGAGGACGGCGAGGACGCCTTTCTGGACGCGGCCGAGCTGCGCGAGCGCGTGGCGATCCGCGGCGGCCAGGGCGCGTGGGCCAACCCGCACTGCGCCCGCGTCCAGCCTGCGGCGCTCGCCCGCGGCCTGGCGGACGCCGTCGCGCGGGCCGGTGCGCGGATCGTCGAGGACACCCCCGTCACCGCGATCGAGCCCGCCCGCGGCACCGTCCCGGCGAAGGCGCACACCCCGCACGGCACCGTCACCGCCCGCTGGGTCGTGCGCGCGACCGAGGGCTACACCGCCGGCCTGCCGGGCGAGCGCCGCACCGTCGCCCCGATCACGAGCTCGATGATCGTGACCGAGCCGCTCTCCGCCGACCGGTGGGCCGCGATCGGCTGGGACGGCGCCGAGACGATCCTGGACGGCGGCCACCAGTACCACTACCTGCAGCGCACCGCCGACGGGCGGATCGCGATCGGCGGCCGCGGCGTGCCGTACGGCTACGGGTCGGACACGCGCCGCGAGGGTCCGCTGCCGGCGTCGACCCAGCGCACCCTGCGCGGCAGCCTCGTGCGGCTGTTCGGCGACGACATGCAGGACGTGCGGATCGACGGCGCCTGGCACGGCGTGCTGGGGGTCCCCCGCGACTGGACGCCGTTCGTCGGCGCGGACGAGGAGACCGGCCTGGCGTTCGCGGGCGGCTACGTCGGCGAGGGCGTCGCCGCGGCCAACCTGGCCGGCCGCACGCTGCGCGACCTGCTCGTCGGCCGCCGCCGGTCGGAGCTGGCGACGCTCCCGTGGGTGCTGCCGGCCGGCACGACGCCGCCGCGCTGGGAGCCCGAGCCCCTGCGCTGGACCGGCATCCGCAGCGTCTACGCGCTGCTGGGGCTGGCCGACGAGATCGAGCACCGGACGGGGAAGCCGTCGCGGGTGGCCGCGGTGGCCAACCGCATCGCGGGACGCTGA
- a CDS encoding MBL fold metallo-hydrolase, with protein MREVAEAVFHLPLSPRSSVNAYLVGDVLVDAGYGWQARRVLRDVRGRIVARHVLTHAHVDHAGGTRKVLDALGVPVAAGEKDLPAMHSGRVEMEVPAALRKAGERYASFEPVPEATALHEGDEVGPGFVVLDTPGHSAGHISLWRASDRTLICGDVVNSMSLVTTRPGLQEPPKMFTPDPPRNRASIRRLAALSPRLVLVGHGPPVLNAADPLHVFAAALPDD; from the coding sequence ATGCGCGAGGTCGCCGAGGCCGTCTTCCACCTGCCCCTCTCGCCGCGGTCGAGCGTCAACGCCTACCTCGTCGGCGACGTGCTCGTCGACGCCGGCTACGGCTGGCAGGCGCGGCGCGTTCTGCGCGACGTCCGCGGCCGGATCGTCGCCCGCCACGTCCTGACGCACGCCCACGTCGACCACGCGGGCGGCACGCGGAAGGTGCTCGACGCGCTCGGCGTGCCGGTCGCTGCCGGCGAGAAGGACCTTCCCGCCATGCACTCGGGGCGGGTCGAGATGGAGGTGCCCGCCGCACTGCGCAAGGCGGGCGAGCGGTACGCCAGCTTCGAGCCCGTGCCCGAGGCGACCGCCCTGCACGAGGGCGACGAGGTCGGCCCCGGCTTCGTCGTGCTCGACACGCCCGGGCACAGCGCGGGCCACATCAGCCTGTGGCGCGCGTCCGACCGCACCTTGATCTGCGGCGACGTCGTCAACTCGATGAGCCTGGTGACCACGCGGCCGGGGTTGCAGGAGCCGCCGAAGATGTTCACGCCCGACCCGCCGCGCAACCGCGCGTCGATCCGCCGGCTGGCCGCCCTGTCGCCGCGCCTGGTCCTCGTCGGCCACGGCCCGCCGGTGCTGAACGCGGCGGACCCACTGCACGTCTTCGCCGCCGCGCTGCCGGACGACTGA